CATGCAGTACCTCATTTTTTACCGACGGCCTTCCCGCTCGTTGCATTCCCGCCGAGCTTCTTCAGACGGTCCCTGTGAAGGGAGGCGGCCCTTCGAAGGTCGCTCTTCATGGTCTCGTCGCTTGCGAAAAACTTCTTGAGGGCGTCGAGGACATCATTTTGAAGCGGGGACAGGCCCCGGGACAGGCGGTAGAACACCCAGTGGCTTTCCCTCTTGTCCTCGACGAGATCGTAGCGCTTGAGCCATGCCATGTGGCGCGACACGTTGGGCTGGCTCAGCCCCAGAGCGTCCTGGATGTCGCCCACGCAGAGCCTGTCGTGCGCAAGCAACAGGTTCAGTATGCGCATCCGCGTCTTGCGCGCGAGCGCCTTGAAGAGGTGTGAGGCCGGCTTGAGGGTATTCATAATTTCATCCTTCTATTTGAATATTCACATAGTCGTATATCATTATGAAACCCGTTTGTCAAGGGGAAAAATTAAGAAAAACCCTCTCTCCCGCTCCCCCGCCCTTTCGGCATCTGCCGCGCCTTCCGCCCCTTTCTGAAAAACACCACCGCCGTGAGAGAAAATCCCACAACAAAAAACCTTTTATTTGTAAGCAGTTAACAGATAAACCCTCACGGCGGGGTTAAGTTTACGCCGATATCTGGGATATCGGGGCTTGCCCAAGGCTCGGCTTTCCACCCTCCCCTCCTCA
The DNA window shown above is from Acidobacteriota bacterium and carries:
- a CDS encoding metalloregulator ArsR/SmtB family transcription factor; translation: MNTLKPASHLFKALARKTRMRILNLLLAHDRLCVGDIQDALGLSQPNVSRHMAWLKRYDLVEDKRESHWVFYRLSRGLSPLQNDVLDALKKFFASDETMKSDLRRAASLHRDRLKKLGGNATSGKAVGKK